From a region of the Candidatus Brocadia sp. genome:
- the hisB gene encoding imidazoleglycerol-phosphate dehydratase HisB — translation MPKRTATIRRKTKETEISLTVNIDGKGDSRITTDIGFLDHMLDILAKHSLFDLELKAVGDRIIDDHHTVEDVGICLGQGIKEALGDKKGIRRFSNASVPMQETLASIALDISGRPALVYHVTFPAGKIGNFDAELVKEFLEAFSTNAGINLHVNVPYGSNTHHIAEAIFKGLARALRDAVRIDERVKDVPSTKGIL, via the coding sequence ATGCCAAAAAGAACCGCCACCATTCGTCGAAAGACCAAAGAAACGGAGATCTCTTTAACCGTCAATATCGACGGAAAAGGGGATAGCCGTATTACCACCGATATTGGCTTTCTGGACCACATGCTTGACATTCTCGCGAAACACAGCCTGTTCGATCTGGAACTCAAGGCCGTTGGCGACCGTATCATTGATGACCATCATACCGTGGAGGACGTGGGGATATGTCTGGGACAGGGAATAAAGGAGGCATTAGGCGATAAAAAGGGTATCCGGCGGTTTTCAAATGCAAGCGTCCCGATGCAGGAGACCCTGGCCTCAATCGCACTGGACATCAGCGGAAGGCCCGCATTGGTGTATCACGTTACCTTTCCTGCCGGAAAGATCGGGAATTTTGACGCAGAACTCGTTAAAGAATTTCTCGAGGCATTCAGCACCAATGCCGGGATAAATTTGCATGTAAACGTACCATACGGCAGCAACACACACCATATAGCTGAGGCCATATTTAAGGGACTAGCCAGGGCATTGCGTGATGCCGTTCGGATAGACGAACGGGTGAAGGATGTTCCGTCGACGAAGGGAATACTCTGA
- the hisD gene encoding histidinol dehydrogenase, which translates to MIRILRTWEGNVDREIDKLKQTLNLFDGLAAQSATVQKIIHDVKKQKDAALVKYGKRFDRVRLLPKDFRVTEKEFEEAYRKISRPFIRSIQKAVKNIWTYQEHIRIRKVSPLKADGIVLDTVYAPLESAGVYVPGGAASYPSTVLMNAIPARVAGVKKIIMTTPPSRDGTIPPERLVAAREADVSDIYKVGGAQAITALAFGTETIPRVDKIVGPGNIFVTLAKKEIFGYAGIDMLAGPSEVVIVADGHADPSFVASDLLSQAEHTPGISILVTCSAELAEQVNLELKRQIMRIKRHAGTRECLEKFGVILLTKNLEACIEAANALAPEHLQVMTKNPRTLLSRLKHAGAIFLGPYTPVAVGDYIAGPSHVLPTGGTARFSSGLSVNDFLKRYSVITYSKPALRKAYQDIAEISGAEGLDAHTWSVQIRLGLQDNKSQKTEKKHKT; encoded by the coding sequence ATGATACGAATACTCAGGACGTGGGAAGGCAACGTTGACAGGGAAATCGACAAACTCAAGCAAACGCTCAATCTTTTCGATGGCCTGGCTGCTCAGAGCGCAACGGTACAGAAAATTATCCATGACGTCAAAAAGCAAAAGGATGCGGCCCTTGTAAAATATGGCAAGCGCTTTGATCGTGTTCGTCTTTTGCCGAAGGATTTCCGGGTAACAGAAAAAGAATTCGAAGAGGCGTACCGGAAAATATCACGCCCCTTTATCAGGTCCATACAAAAAGCCGTAAAAAACATATGGACGTACCAGGAACATATCCGTATCCGCAAGGTCAGCCCGTTAAAGGCGGACGGCATCGTGCTTGACACGGTATATGCACCTTTGGAAAGCGCAGGGGTGTACGTCCCGGGCGGTGCAGCGTCTTATCCGTCTACGGTACTGATGAATGCCATACCAGCACGTGTCGCAGGGGTAAAAAAAATCATCATGACCACCCCTCCTTCCCGGGATGGAACCATTCCACCGGAGAGGCTCGTTGCTGCAAGGGAGGCTGACGTCAGTGATATCTACAAGGTAGGCGGAGCTCAGGCCATCACAGCCCTTGCATTTGGCACCGAGACGATTCCAAGGGTGGATAAGATCGTCGGGCCGGGAAATATTTTTGTAACCCTTGCGAAAAAGGAGATCTTCGGATATGCTGGCATCGATATGCTGGCAGGGCCCAGCGAGGTGGTAATTGTTGCAGACGGCCATGCCGATCCATCATTTGTCGCGTCTGACCTGCTGTCCCAGGCGGAACACACACCAGGCATCTCCATCCTGGTCACGTGCTCAGCTGAGTTGGCAGAACAGGTAAATCTGGAGCTAAAACGACAAATAATGAGAATTAAACGGCATGCAGGCACACGGGAATGCCTGGAAAAGTTTGGCGTTATCCTCCTGACCAAAAACCTTGAGGCATGCATTGAGGCTGCCAATGCACTAGCTCCGGAGCATTTGCAGGTTATGACAAAAAACCCCAGAACCCTGTTGTCGCGATTGAAACATGCCGGGGCGATCTTTCTTGGACCGTATACCCCCGTTGCTGTGGGAGATTATATTGCAGGGCCTTCCCATGTGCTTCCAACCGGCGGAACCGCACGCTTTTCATCCGGATTATCGGTCAATGATTTCCTGAAAAGGTACAGCGTAATAACCTATTCCAAACCAGCGCTCAGGAAGGCATATCAGGACATTGCGGAAATTTCAGGGGCTGAGGGTTTGGATGCACACACATGGTCGGTTCAAATACGGCTCGGTTTGCAGGATAACAAATCACAGAAAACAGAGAAAAAACACAAAACGTAA
- a CDS encoding PAS domain S-box protein has product MYISIKNRIIFLLIVFTLLPFVVLRIIAYPRIQSDLQEVLIRNLDGIGHKQAELVTTWMHERMKNARVIANNPLMIRSARIATDDRDYPDIVQYLEVARGEYGYKGVFVCNDAGVITVGTAGEAVGADVSRMDYFRHAIQGNTSASSIIPSEVPLTNELGEKELGLPTMFVSTPLKDRDGVVIGVVAIRVDANVLNDLMLSLNLGKTGETYLVNKDGYMITESRFATHLKEMGLVKKRCALELKLVTPETGDLTNGVKQCIAGNNGFDAKGYKDYSGLTVLGVWRWLPEFNWGIIAEIDRDEGYGAAYNLKYIVSSVLLVIAFPIVIVAYFIGRKTSIPILKLREVTEKMAAGDLTHRVDIKREDEIGGLANSFNTMAKSLDEKTREVVESEKRYRGMFNSIKEGVYQSEPGANGVFTFINKAGAEILGYSAPEEVIGTKVKDIYVDQEDRRRLCEKLEKDGVWREFVSLCKRKNGDSFYAERTSNMLRDEKGNPTDIYGVFRDISERKKAEQEITESEKRYRLLFDSIKEGVYQSEPGPDGAFTWVNQAGAEILGYRSPEEVIGTKVKDVYVNPDDRIKLLEKLAKDGVWKGFVSFCKRKNGERFYMERTSNLVVDEKGKAVRIDGIFRDITERKKLEEELKESERHHRQLLNSLKDGIYQCEPTDEGVFTWVNQAGAEILGYSSPEEVIGTRVKDLYVNPDDRKELLEKLEKEGVWRDFTSYCKRKNGERFISERTCNLVRDENGKPIRIEGVFRDITER; this is encoded by the coding sequence ATGTATATCTCGATTAAAAATCGGATTATTTTTTTACTGATTGTATTTACGTTACTGCCCTTTGTCGTATTGCGGATTATTGCCTACCCACGGATACAGTCTGACCTTCAGGAAGTCCTGATCAGGAACCTTGATGGTATTGGGCATAAACAGGCAGAGCTGGTTACTACGTGGATGCATGAGAGAATGAAGAATGCCCGCGTGATTGCGAATAATCCCCTGATGATCAGAAGCGCAAGGATCGCCACGGATGATCGGGATTACCCTGATATTGTCCAATATTTGGAGGTGGCGAGGGGTGAGTATGGCTATAAAGGCGTCTTCGTATGTAACGACGCGGGTGTGATAACCGTTGGTACTGCCGGAGAGGCTGTGGGCGCTGACGTTTCACGGATGGATTATTTCAGGCATGCGATACAAGGGAACACTTCCGCATCGAGCATAATTCCCTCGGAGGTTCCGCTGACGAATGAATTAGGAGAGAAGGAGCTGGGTTTGCCTACCATGTTCGTTTCAACACCGCTTAAGGACCGGGATGGGGTTGTGATTGGCGTTGTTGCCATTCGGGTGGACGCGAATGTCCTGAACGACCTGATGCTGAGTCTGAATCTGGGTAAAACGGGAGAAACCTATCTGGTGAACAAAGATGGGTATATGATTACGGAATCACGGTTTGCAACTCACCTGAAAGAGATGGGGCTGGTAAAAAAGCGATGTGCCCTGGAATTGAAACTGGTTACCCCTGAGACGGGAGACTTGACGAATGGCGTGAAGCAGTGCATAGCGGGGAATAACGGTTTTGATGCAAAAGGGTATAAGGATTATAGCGGGCTGACCGTGCTCGGGGTATGGCGCTGGTTGCCGGAATTTAATTGGGGCATTATTGCGGAAATAGACCGGGATGAAGGGTATGGGGCTGCTTATAACCTTAAATATATCGTGAGTTCTGTGCTCCTGGTGATTGCATTTCCCATAGTGATTGTGGCGTATTTCATTGGTCGGAAGACATCGATTCCCATTCTTAAGTTGCGGGAAGTAACCGAGAAGATGGCGGCAGGGGATTTAACCCATCGGGTGGACATCAAAAGAGAAGATGAGATCGGGGGATTGGCCAATTCTTTTAACACGATGGCGAAATCTTTGGATGAGAAGACACGGGAGGTCGTGGAATCAGAAAAACGGTATCGGGGCATGTTTAATTCTATCAAAGAAGGGGTGTATCAATCGGAACCAGGCGCGAACGGCGTTTTTACCTTCATCAATAAGGCGGGTGCGGAGATATTAGGGTACAGCGCCCCGGAGGAGGTGATCGGGACAAAGGTAAAGGATATTTATGTGGACCAGGAAGACCGGAGACGGCTGTGCGAGAAGCTCGAAAAAGACGGAGTATGGAGGGAGTTTGTATCCCTTTGCAAAAGGAAAAATGGCGACAGTTTTTATGCGGAACGCACCAGCAATATGCTAAGGGATGAGAAAGGAAACCCCACGGATATCTATGGAGTGTTTCGGGATATCTCGGAAAGAAAAAAGGCAGAACAGGAGATTACGGAATCGGAGAAACGGTATCGGTTGCTGTTTGATTCAATAAAAGAGGGTGTGTATCAATCCGAGCCGGGGCCAGATGGTGCGTTTACCTGGGTCAATCAGGCCGGCGCTGAAATTCTTGGATACCGTTCACCGGAAGAAGTGATTGGAACAAAGGTAAAGGATGTTTACGTAAATCCGGACGATCGCATAAAGCTCCTCGAAAAGCTTGCGAAGGATGGGGTGTGGAAGGGTTTTGTCTCTTTTTGTAAGAGAAAAAATGGCGAGCGTTTCTATATGGAACGGACGTCTAATCTCGTCGTTGACGAAAAGGGCAAGGCCGTTCGTATTGATGGAATATTCAGAGATATTACGGAACGGAAGAAACTTGAAGAGGAATTGAAGGAATCAGAAAGGCATCACCGTCAATTGCTGAACTCACTAAAGGACGGGATATATCAGTGTGAGCCGACGGATGAGGGGGTGTTTACCTGGGTTAATCAGGCCGGCGCTGAAATTCTTGGGTACAGTTCTCCGGAAGAAGTAATTGGGACGCGGGTAAAAGACCTGTACGTGAATCCTGATGATCGGAAGGAGTTGCTTGAGAAATTGGAGAAGGAAGGGGTGTGGCGGGATTTTACCTCGTACTGTAAGAGAAAAAATGGTGAACGGTTTATTTCTGAGCGGACATGCAACCTGGTGCGTGATGAAAACGGAAAACCGATAAGAATTGAAGGTGTATTTAGGGATATAACAGAAAGATAA
- a CDS encoding IS110 family transposase encodes MEQTMIYVGIDWADDHHDIVITDDSAKTLDQFRIDHTCDGFALLHSHIAHHQASPSLVLVAIETSRGLLLHELLQKGYTVYAINPKAVNRYKDRHVLSKAKSDVLDALSLGHLLRTDRHLFRPLMPLPEDYRLLDRLCGDLRKAVDEKSRILNQVISCSKEFYPKALEMFSLNSQIFIDFLKAFPDHDTLSACKKRPSLHFSGNIATRIQPKPKNSGRPFNLLPSNRIK; translated from the coding sequence ATGGAACAAACAATGATTTATGTTGGTATTGACTGGGCTGATGATCATCACGATATCGTTATTACCGATGACTCAGCAAAAACACTCGATCAATTCCGGATTGACCATACCTGTGACGGCTTTGCCCTGCTTCATTCACACATCGCACATCATCAGGCATCACCCAGCCTCGTATTAGTCGCCATCGAGACAAGCCGAGGACTTCTCCTTCACGAACTCTTGCAGAAAGGCTACACCGTCTATGCCATCAATCCAAAGGCAGTCAACCGGTATAAGGATCGGCACGTGCTTTCAAAGGCAAAATCGGACGTCCTCGACGCCCTGTCGCTCGGTCATCTCCTGCGAACCGACCGACACCTGTTTCGACCGCTCATGCCCCTTCCCGAAGATTACCGGCTTCTTGACAGGCTTTGCGGCGACCTTCGCAAGGCGGTTGATGAAAAATCAAGAATTCTCAACCAGGTTATCTCCTGCTCGAAAGAATTCTATCCAAAGGCGCTGGAGATGTTTTCCCTGAATTCACAAATATTCATTGACTTTCTCAAGGCCTTTCCCGACCACGACACCCTGAGCGCCTGCAAAAAAAGACCTTCCTTGCATTTCTCAGGAAACATCGCTACTCGTATCCAGCCAAAGCCGAAGAACTCTGGAAGACCATTCAATCTCCTTCCCTCCAACCGGATAAAGTAA
- a CDS encoding DUF4416 family protein, with protein MGHISKPKPVNLIIGVLTNIPGLPGEMEKTLTTSFGTIDLKSDILPFHFTEYYHEEMGEEIKRQFYSFQKLISPDEIAAIKVQTNSMEEAVADSRKYSVKRPVNIDPGYLNESRLILASTKDFSHRIYLQNGIYAEVTLNYRRGGYEFFPWTFPDYKSLEYQNFFLQARERYVKKLKEGKYK; from the coding sequence TTGGGCCACATTTCAAAACCAAAACCGGTAAATCTCATTATTGGTGTTTTGACAAATATTCCCGGACTGCCCGGGGAGATGGAAAAAACCCTGACAACATCTTTTGGCACTATTGACCTGAAAAGCGATATACTCCCCTTTCATTTTACGGAGTATTACCATGAGGAAATGGGGGAGGAAATCAAGAGACAATTTTACAGCTTTCAAAAACTCATTTCCCCTGATGAGATTGCCGCAATCAAGGTACAAACCAACAGTATGGAGGAAGCCGTTGCTGATTCAAGGAAATATTCAGTGAAACGCCCCGTCAATATTGACCCTGGTTACCTTAATGAAAGCAGACTCATCCTGGCTTCCACCAAGGATTTTTCCCATCGCATCTATTTACAAAATGGCATCTATGCCGAAGTAACCCTGAATTATCGCAGGGGCGGATACGAATTCTTCCCATGGACATTTCCAGACTACAAAAGCTTGGAATACCAAAATTTTTTTTTACAGGCAAGGGAACGGTACGTTAAAAAGCTTAAGGAAGGCAAATATAAATAA
- a CDS encoding response regulator: MARILIVGGQGRIRRSLVSILTREGFGVCEETGWDGVLKVCEKAAYDLVMVDLDAKPPEGDKILKRIKRVNGSIEMVAIVSQNRYDAHQMNNDGVYDCLRKPFRQKEVVHLVKKALEKKQLADKVRNMEQIIDI; encoded by the coding sequence ATGGCAAGGATTTTGATTGTCGGTGGACAGGGCAGGATACGCCGATCGCTGGTGAGCATCTTAACGCGGGAAGGTTTTGGGGTATGCGAAGAAACAGGTTGGGATGGGGTATTGAAGGTTTGTGAAAAAGCCGCCTATGACCTCGTTATGGTAGATTTGGATGCAAAGCCACCGGAAGGCGATAAGATTTTAAAGAGGATAAAACGTGTCAACGGTAGCATAGAAATGGTGGCAATCGTTTCTCAAAACCGGTATGATGCACACCAAATGAATAATGATGGGGTCTATGATTGCCTCCGAAAACCCTTTCGTCAGAAAGAAGTAGTTCATCTGGTAAAAAAGGCATTGGAGAAAAAACAACTGGCAGACAAAGTGCGCAACATGGAACAGATTATCGATATTTGA
- a CDS encoding PQQ-binding-like beta-propeller repeat protein → MLKKYIGHLTLPLVFFLSFISGTAALYAQLADTPWPMFRHDLQHTGRSPSVGAQKPVLKWVFQTQGPVASSPAIGEDGTIYFGSKDKKFYAVTRSGTLKWVFETQDEVDSSPAIRKDGAILFGSWDGHLYAVNPDGTLRWKYKSEGGIISSPAIAPDGMIYVGSWDKRLHAITHDGKLQWTQKTADHIASSPAIAPDGMIYFGSGDYYLFAMKPEGKAIWSFGTRYLLDASPLIAPNGNIYIGSEDARLYALRPDGKTAWTADTNYDIDSSAGIDTEGNIYVGSGDNNLYAFTAQGKLKWRFETGASVHSSPAIGSDGTIYVGSRDKKLYAFHPDGRLKWIFETGEAIESSPAIGADGTIYIGSNDGNLYAIGETDTGHSQ, encoded by the coding sequence ATGCTGAAAAAATATATCGGACATCTCACTCTGCCACTAGTCTTTTTTTTATCCTTTATCTCAGGGACGGCTGCGCTGTATGCACAGCTTGCCGACACCCCCTGGCCCATGTTCAGACATGATTTACAGCATACCGGAAGAAGCCCCTCCGTGGGCGCTCAAAAACCGGTACTCAAGTGGGTATTTCAAACCCAAGGACCCGTTGCCTCATCTCCGGCGATTGGGGAAGACGGCACCATTTATTTTGGTTCAAAGGATAAGAAATTCTATGCCGTTACCAGGAGCGGTACGCTGAAATGGGTATTCGAAACACAGGACGAGGTTGATTCATCACCTGCCATCAGAAAAGACGGCGCTATTCTTTTTGGCTCGTGGGATGGCCATCTTTACGCAGTAAATCCCGATGGCACGTTACGGTGGAAGTACAAATCCGAGGGAGGCATTATTTCATCCCCTGCCATTGCGCCTGATGGCATGATTTATGTCGGATCATGGGACAAAAGACTTCATGCCATTACCCATGACGGAAAACTGCAATGGACACAAAAGACCGCGGACCATATTGCGTCGTCTCCTGCCATTGCGCCCGACGGCATGATCTATTTTGGTTCAGGAGACTATTATTTATTTGCTATGAAGCCTGAGGGCAAGGCGATATGGAGTTTTGGCACCAGATACCTCCTGGATGCATCGCCTTTAATTGCACCAAACGGCAACATCTATATTGGCTCTGAGGATGCGCGGCTTTACGCCTTGCGTCCGGATGGCAAGACAGCGTGGACGGCTGATACAAACTACGATATTGATTCTTCTGCTGGAATTGACACGGAAGGAAACATATACGTGGGTTCCGGGGACAATAATCTCTATGCCTTTACGGCTCAGGGGAAGCTAAAGTGGAGATTCGAGACGGGCGCCTCTGTTCATTCGTCACCAGCGATTGGGTCAGACGGCACCATTTACGTTGGCTCCCGGGATAAAAAATTGTATGCCTTTCATCCTGATGGCCGTTTGAAGTGGATCTTTGAAACCGGTGAAGCCATAGAATCGTCACCAGCAATCGGCGCTGATGGCACGATCTATATCGGCTCGAATGACGGAAACCTTTATGCTATAGGGGAAACAGACACTGGTCATTCACAATAA
- the ndk gene encoding nucleoside-diphosphate kinase — MEKTLIILKPDALQRRLMGKIICRFEEKGFQIIGLKMLRITETMARKHYAEHEGKDFFEPLVRYTTSAPVIVMALQGKNIVEIARKMMGATFGFRAEPGTIRGDYAVSNRFNLIHGSDSPAAAEREIGTFFHTGELFEYKPADFSWIYDLSTGDII; from the coding sequence ATGGAAAAGACCTTAATTATCTTAAAACCAGATGCCCTTCAACGCCGTCTTATGGGCAAGATCATTTGTCGTTTTGAGGAAAAGGGATTTCAAATCATAGGGCTGAAGATGCTCCGCATTACGGAAACGATGGCGAGGAAACACTATGCCGAACATGAGGGGAAGGATTTTTTTGAACCGCTGGTCAGATACACCACGTCTGCACCGGTAATCGTTATGGCGCTGCAGGGAAAAAACATTGTAGAAATTGCACGGAAGATGATGGGGGCAACCTTCGGTTTCAGGGCGGAACCAGGCACCATTCGCGGCGACTATGCCGTCAGTAACCGCTTTAACCTGATCCATGGCTCGGACTCCCCAGCCGCTGCGGAAAGGGAGATTGGCACCTTTTTCCATACGGGAGAACTTTTTGAATACAAACCTGCCGACTTCTCCTGGATCTACGATCTCTCTACCGGAGACATTATCTGA
- a CDS encoding transposase: MLLGQLENLKEHITHYEREIQHILDHLPESTPIKSLPGVGERLAPELVAILGPNSKDGHHRFQASAEIAKLSGCVPVVRESGKWRTVSLRYACVKPLRRTFRDWAFTSINHSRWARAFYDYHKQRNQNHSTILRNLAKKWIKILFALWSQGTTYDETVHIQNLKAKNVPWAMAL; encoded by the coding sequence ATGCTTCTCGGCCAACTCGAAAATCTCAAAGAACATATTACCCATTATGAACGAGAAATTCAGCATATCCTCGATCATCTTCCCGAATCAACCCCGATCAAGAGTTTGCCGGGCGTGGGAGAACGTCTTGCGCCGGAACTGGTCGCAATCCTTGGGCCAAACAGCAAAGACGGCCATCACCGCTTCCAGGCATCTGCAGAAATTGCAAAACTCTCCGGTTGCGTGCCGGTTGTCAGGGAAAGCGGAAAATGGCGAACGGTATCTCTGCGTTACGCCTGCGTAAAACCCCTCAGAAGGACATTTCGTGATTGGGCTTTTACCAGTATCAACCACTCACGCTGGGCAAGGGCATTCTACGATTACCACAAGCAGAGAAACCAAAATCATTCTACCATCCTGCGCAACCTCGCTAAAAAATGGATCAAAATCCTTTTTGCTCTTTGGTCTCAGGGAACAACCTATGATGAAACGGTGCATATTCAAAATCTCAAGGCAAAAAATGTCCCCTGGGCTATGGCTTTGTAG
- a CDS encoding HPP family protein yields MLKRRKSAEIKRVIDVEFEVKRSLEEDKEGYITYLVGIFKKSSERGKGIMPLTEGISKISTYIQKLPRAPQPALTSREVWLSLWGTIFGIGITALLAFTWKCPMLLGSFGSTAPLLYCAYKSPLAQPRNVVLGHFIGASIGVTINDFFGVTWWSIALAVALAVVLMFVTYSIHPPAGATAYVAIQTGGLGVGYWFILNPTMLGIFMMVTVAVIFNKLGKREYPLHWL; encoded by the coding sequence ATGTTGAAAAGGAGAAAGAGCGCTGAGATCAAAAGAGTTATCGACGTAGAGTTTGAAGTAAAGAGAAGTCTTGAAGAGGATAAAGAGGGGTATATCACTTATTTGGTAGGGATTTTTAAAAAATCTTCAGAGAGGGGGAAGGGAATTATGCCATTAACGGAGGGAATCAGTAAGATAAGTACATATATACAAAAATTACCCAGGGCGCCACAACCTGCGCTCACTTCAAGAGAGGTATGGCTTTCTCTCTGGGGGACGATTTTTGGGATAGGGATAACGGCGTTGCTGGCCTTTACATGGAAGTGTCCAATGTTGTTAGGGTCTTTCGGATCTACCGCGCCATTGCTTTATTGTGCGTATAAGTCGCCTCTGGCGCAACCAAGGAATGTCGTGCTGGGGCATTTCATCGGTGCAAGTATCGGTGTAACTATCAATGATTTCTTTGGAGTGACCTGGTGGTCGATTGCGCTCGCCGTCGCCCTTGCTGTTGTTCTTATGTTTGTGACGTATTCGATACATCCCCCGGCAGGTGCAACGGCATATGTAGCTATCCAAACGGGGGGATTGGGTGTCGGGTATTGGTTCATCCTGAATCCTACGATGCTGGGGATATTTATGATGGTGACAGTAGCGGTGATCTTTAATAAGTTGGGTAAGAGAGAGTATCCATTGCATTGGTTGTAA
- the hisC gene encoding histidinol-phosphate transaminase translates to MSYFRNNIERMSGYTPGEQPKDGIYIKLNTNENPYPPSARVLHAIKEAVNENLRLYPDPIATAARIKIAEILGTKPEYVMAGNGSDDLLSIIIRSFAGQEDKVVFPYPSYMLYKTLAELQDSMACDVDFTEGYSLPENFLVKGAKVTFLANPNSPSGTMIPSQEISRIAAQIDGVLVIDEAYADFAEDNCLSLVGQHRNILILRTLSKSYSLAGIRLGFCIAQEHLIQGMMKVKDSYNVDRLSIAAVVAALDDQKSMKAHVEKIKETRLYLTKSLQEMGFFVYPSQTNFVLARCMKGVSAHTLYQALKSRKILVRYFNLRRLDDCLRITIGTREEIDILIQHLKELITTTQSKAMTACCP, encoded by the coding sequence TTGAGTTATTTCAGAAATAATATTGAAAGAATGTCCGGATATACGCCCGGAGAACAGCCGAAAGACGGCATCTACATAAAGCTCAACACCAATGAAAATCCGTATCCGCCTTCAGCAAGGGTGTTACATGCAATCAAAGAGGCAGTGAATGAGAACCTGCGTCTCTATCCCGACCCCATTGCAACGGCGGCCAGAATCAAAATCGCAGAGATCCTTGGCACAAAGCCGGAATACGTTATGGCAGGAAACGGTTCAGATGACCTGCTATCCATCATTATCCGGAGTTTTGCAGGGCAAGAGGACAAGGTTGTTTTCCCGTATCCCTCGTATATGCTTTATAAAACCCTCGCAGAACTTCAGGATAGCATGGCATGTGACGTGGACTTTACCGAAGGGTATTCTCTACCCGAGAATTTTCTGGTAAAAGGGGCAAAAGTTACTTTCCTTGCAAACCCCAATTCCCCTTCGGGGACGATGATACCATCGCAGGAAATATCCAGGATTGCCGCCCAGATTGACGGGGTGCTGGTCATTGATGAGGCATATGCCGATTTTGCAGAGGACAATTGCCTTTCCCTCGTCGGGCAACACCGGAATATCCTTATCCTGAGAACCCTCTCAAAATCCTATTCGCTGGCTGGCATCAGACTAGGTTTTTGTATTGCCCAGGAGCATCTCATTCAGGGGATGATGAAGGTAAAGGATTCATATAACGTTGACCGCCTGAGCATTGCAGCCGTAGTGGCAGCGCTGGATGATCAAAAAAGCATGAAAGCGCACGTTGAAAAGATAAAGGAAACGAGACTCTATCTTACGAAATCGCTGCAGGAAATGGGATTTTTTGTATATCCTTCCCAAACCAATTTTGTATTGGCACGGTGCATGAAAGGAGTTTCCGCCCACACCCTCTACCAGGCGCTTAAATCGCGGAAGATACTGGTGCGATATTTCAATCTGAGGCGACTGGACGATTGTCTGCGCATTACCATTGGGACAAGGGAAGAAATCGATATCCTGATTCAACACCTGAAAGAACTTATAACGACCACACAATCAAAGGCAATGACTGCCTGCTGCCCGTAA
- a CDS encoding formate/nitrite transporter family protein, giving the protein MLYTGNVDAIAAVSLKKATAMKHSLIGFLTLSVIAGFYIGFGVLLMIIAAAPVAAINPGIGKIVGGAVFPIALILVIIGGAELFTGYNLLILKGTFRGTVSFGDSMLGWFWTYLGNLGGSMIFALLIYMSGVFAPDPWHTFLNKVATYKLNAPWWELFFRGIFCNWLVCLGIWSTFRCTSDSGKILMCFWVLFCFVTTGMEHSVANMTLLAIANLLPHDPEVISWGKMFGWNLVSVTLGNIVGGSFFVTFLYWFATYMDEKGARKMDAIKGGSGAGSLPRAGGSPEEIKDVKVKMK; this is encoded by the coding sequence ATGTTATATACTGGAAATGTAGATGCAATTGCAGCGGTATCGTTAAAGAAAGCCACGGCAATGAAGCACAGCCTGATAGGTTTCTTGACGCTTTCTGTGATAGCAGGTTTTTATATTGGATTTGGTGTCCTTCTCATGATTATTGCGGCTGCTCCCGTTGCGGCGATAAATCCTGGGATCGGTAAAATAGTTGGCGGTGCAGTATTCCCCATTGCTTTGATATTAGTAATTATTGGCGGAGCTGAGTTGTTTACCGGATATAACTTACTGATATTAAAAGGCACCTTTCGGGGCACCGTATCATTTGGCGATTCAATGTTGGGGTGGTTTTGGACGTACTTAGGCAATCTGGGCGGATCGATGATTTTTGCGCTTTTAATTTATATGTCTGGTGTGTTTGCCCCTGATCCGTGGCATACCTTTTTGAACAAAGTGGCTACCTATAAGCTGAATGCGCCGTGGTGGGAATTGTTTTTCAGGGGTATCTTTTGTAACTGGCTCGTCTGCTTAGGTATATGGTCAACCTTCAGGTGCACAAGCGATTCAGGTAAGATACTGATGTGCTTTTGGGTCTTGTTCTGTTTTGTTACTACCGGAATGGAACACAGTGTGGCAAATATGACGCTTTTAGCGATTGCAAATTTATTGCCGCACGATCCGGAGGTAATTTCATGGGGTAAGATGTTTGGGTGGAACCTTGTCTCTGTTACCCTCGGGAATATCGTGGGTGGCTCTTTCTTCGTTACCTTCCTGTACTGGTTCGCCACGTATATGGATGAAAAAGGTGCACGGAAGATGGATGCCATAAAGGGTGGTTCAGGAGCAGGAAGCTTACCACGCGCTGGTGGATCTCCTGAAGAGATTAAGGATGTTAAGGTAAAGATGAAGTAA